The following nucleotide sequence is from Candidatus Methylomirabilis sp..
GTGGTGGTGGGGCACGGAATGCGGGTCCTGCTCGCCCCCCGCGGGACGCTGAACTCCGCCCTGGCCCAGGTCGGCCTGGTTGACCTGGGCGATCCCCCCTCCATCGCCTTCACCTGGCTTGGGATCGTCGTCTCGCTGGTCTGGAAGAACCTGGCGCTGGCGGTGCTGCTCGTCCTGGGGGCCTACCGGGCGGTGGACGAGGCCTACCTCGAGGCGGCGCGCAATTTCGGCGCCTCCGTGTACCGCCAGATCAAGGACATCCTCCTCCCCATGGCGGCCCCCTCCCTCGTCGTGGCCTCGGCCTTCATGTTCACCTCGATGCTGGCCTCCTTTTCGATCCCCCTCATGATCGGCGGCGGGGAGCAGCCGCAGATGCTCATGGTGGACGTCTACTACCGGATCAACTACCAGAATGACCTGGGGACGGCGAACGCGCTCGGGATGGTCTCGTACCTCCTGGCGATGG
It contains:
- a CDS encoding ABC transporter permease subunit yields the protein MRASSRLLSLAIAAPPLAIVVWLFFLPFLSSAHLSFLRDGAWSLGNYALVWRLYRFDVLYTLWISVVSLVLVLGIAIFLCGYLRIVGHRAVEFLFKVPLFVPFVVVGHGMRVLLAPRGTLNSALAQVGLVDLGDPPSIAFTWLGIVVSLVWKNLALAVLLVLGAYRAVDEAYLEAARNFGASVYRQIKDILLPMAAPSLVVASAFMFTSMLASFSIPLMIGGGEQPQMLMVDVYYRINYQNDLGTANALGMVSYLLAMGVAGYYLRTITVKEF